The nucleotide window tttgtttactcATGCTCCAATTTCCTAACCCTGTGTGGCCATTGGTAACTTCCCTCAGAAGAGTGGTTGATCTGGGTTCCTGGTTGGGAAAGACCAGAAATACAATGAGATGTAAATCCCATAGGGATTGTGCTGGGACAAACAGTTTTTGTCGGGTCTTGGAAGGAATGGAACGTTCCCCAAGAATGAGATGTTAGAAACTACGTGTGGAGATAGTTCCACTGCTTACGAACTCTGCTGAGCGTATTTTCTCCACCCTTTTGGGTATGCATTTAGGCTCACTATTATTGTGGATTTGGGACTCTCAACTTGACATCTTCTCTCTGTTTACTTGTCCTTCACTGACAGTGTTATCAGTTTTTGGAAATGCAGAACATGGGTTCCATGAgctcctcttcttccctcagcACTTGTGATATTGACCTCTGCAAGGCTTctattgtttcttccttaaatttccATAGAAGACCAGGAAGTTCTTATGCTTtgactatttttctttattcactgcCAACTTTatgatgattatatttttaaaatgaaaaatagccatCACTTCGTGAATGTGTGCTACTTGATAGACATTTTCCATCCCGTTTTATAAGTCCTAACAATAGCCCTGTGAAGAAGCTGGTGGTCCCACTGTACATAATGACAAAATGGAGGCTTAGAGATGTTAAACTCAGTTTCTGAGCTTTTTAGGTAGTGAGTGGCAGAGCAAAGATTCAAATCCAGCACTGGCGGAATCCAAACTTTATAGCAAGACCAAAGTGATAGGCAGGCTGGATCCTGCCCATAAGAAATAagggtgcaggggtgcctgggtggctcagtctgttaagcatccaactcttgatttcagctcaggtcatgatctcacaattcgtggtatcaagccccacgtcgggctctttgctgacagcccagagcctgcctgggattctctctctctgtctttctgcccctccctgctcatgggctccctctctcaaaaaaaaaataaataaaacttggaaaaaaaaaaagaaataagggtgCATATAATGTTTCGTAATTTGAATGAAATAGTGGCCGACATTCAAAAATTAGGGCATTACATTTAAAAGTCTAGATTCcagcttctcttaaaaaaaaaaaatagaagattcgGCCCAGTGGGCTCAGAGTCCAGCATGGAAGCAGTCAGCCATTCTTGAGGAGGCGCTGCTTCCCTTAGTGGGGGCATGCCCTCTCAGGTGAGCAGCTCCCCTCCTTCTCACGTACATCTGGCATATCTTACCACTTTACCCACTTAGGTCACTGGATTGGTACCTGTATGTGTTCGATTTTGCAGTCCTTATTCCAGTCTCTAGAAACAGTCTGTTTCAGGGTTCGAGTCCTGGCTTCACCGTTTGCTAACTTTGTGCCCCTGGACAAGTTACGTAACCCCTcaaggcctcagttttctcacctctgAAGTGGGGATAAGAATAGTCCCTACCTCTTGAGGCTGCTTTGAAAATTCAACGTGGCACTCCATATACAGCGCTCTACACGGTGTCTGACACATGGTAAGTTTTCTCTAATAGATGCCATCGTCAACCGTTATTGCAGTTAACCACTCTTTGCTCAGAAAGTGGTGTTCAGTAACCTTTTCCCAGGTCAGCCCTAAGTTGTGAAGGAGGCCATCAGAACAGTAGTCACAGAAGCACCACTGTGCTTAACAGGCAACCGAGCGCACGCCTTCGACACTAGACTGACTCCGTTCGGGTTCTACCTTGGACATTAGGGGAAcctgagcaaattatttaacctcgtTCTGACTCCATTTCCCCATTCAGGAAAAGGGCACGAGGATTGTATCTACTTGATGAGGGTGTGGTGAAGAGCAAGTCAGTTAATACGTGTAAACGGTTTCAGAACAGGTGATCGGCATACACTGGGCCCTCAGTGGATGTTACCCACTGCTGAAAACAATAAATCAGATTGTGCGTCTGATAAGCGTGTGTTTGCTTCTGGGCAGATGCCGATAGAATGTGTCAAATTGGATCGCATGGGAAATTTGGAAATTGGAAGCTGGGACTCTTGCTTGGTTTTCTACCCCCTCGGTTCCGTGACGCATTCCAGATTCGGTTCCTTCCACCTTCCTAGAAGTGCGCTTTGGAAGGCTACTCAGCAAGTCACATCCAATGGCCTCAGCCTCATCTTCTAATGGGGATAAGAATTCTGGAGACCAACTAGCCTAACGAACACTGTCGACTCTCAAAAGAGgaggctgaggctgagagagATCCTGGGGCTCGCCCATAGCTAATTGGGGACAGACCAAGAGTCATCCATCAACTTTACTGGTTGAGTAGTTGCTAGAATGACGGCGGGTTTGTGCCTATTTTGACAAGtcgggggtggggctggggacccGACGTGTGGCTGATATGAGAACTCTGCTCTCTCCGCTCACCTTGCTCTTTCTGGCCCAGCCCCCTTCCTTCACGAGGCCCTGGTCCTGCCGATAGTGTGAGAGGACGGCTTTGTCTTTCCCAGGGGGACCTAGGCCCTGTGACCCTCCATTGCTTGAAGACCCTGTTTCCTGAGGGGTAATGTTTTCCCTTCCCCGGGACTTGCCTCTCTGGGCCACGTTCCGATTTCCCTGCCGGCTCGCTTGTTTCCTTGGGCTGACTGCCTTGTTTGGTGGTTTTTAGTGAGGGCTCTGAGAGATGCCAGGAGTGAGGGGATAGAGCTCCGAATGGCCTCAGTCATTGGACAGCCAGACTCAGTGATGGATGAGCCCTCGCCCCAGGGAGTTCTGGGTCAGAAGTCCAACTGATAAGTTTTTCCAGAACTGAGGAACCCAGAAACAGCGCCCGCAGCATCGTACCTCTTTTGTGGGTTTCGTattactttgaaagaaaattctcagCTACAGTTCCACATCTTACTAGCAATACAGCTCCATCCATGATAAACTTAGATATATGTGCCATGAATTGTTTTAGAGATAAcatttggggggaagggagggaggaaggaagagaggggtctttaaaaaatccctttccaaatatttcctttcttctaagtaTTGAAAAGGCACAATATAACCCTTTCTTCTCCCAAGTGAGCTCATAACTGTTTACCGAGGGGAAataccaaatgtttatttattttgtttaaaggaGCTTCTTTCGTCCTGATGATTCACGTCGATGTCATTTTCCTCCTGACTCCAGAGGCTCTGAGACAAAGCCACAGCCCAAGTGATATGCCGGTGTCAGAACAATTCCTGTCCCGAAGGAAGGTATGCAACCTTCTTTATTCCCCCTTCACAGACGTCCTTGAGCCCTCGAGACGGATGTGAGCGAGTTTTTCAGTGCTCATGCAAAACAACCATCTAAACATAACAGATGACATCAGCTTGGGCTTTTCAATTCCTGGATGGCAGCGGCGTGTTAATCCAGCCTTCATCCTGGATTTCATAAACTAAAACAAGAGAGCCTGGCAAGAGGACAGCGCTGCTGCTGGGTTGAGGAAATTGATGACGGGGAAGCATGCGGGCAACCCAGTGTATAAAGCTCATAAACGTGTAGGCAGAGGCTCGGCTACCACTTTGGACAGCTGCTTCCCGCCAGCAGAGAACCACGCCGCCCGCAGGGAGCTGAGCCAGAGCCGGCGGGAAACATGAAGAGCCTCTTGCTGCTAGCCACGCTCCTGGTACCCGCGCACCTGGCGACGACCTGGAGCCCCAAGTACGCGGTCGACTGCCCCGAGCGATGCGACCGCGCCGAGTGCAAAAGCAGCCTGAGCTGCAAGCGGACAGTGCTGGACGACTGCGGCTGCTGCCGGGTGTGCGCCGCGGGCCTGGGCGAAACCTGCTACCGCACCGTCTCCGGCATGGACGGCGCCAAGTGTGGCCCGGGGCTCAGGTGTCAGTTTTACAGTGAGGAAGATGACTTTGGTGACGAGTTTGGTATCTGCAAAGGTAAAGAGTGACCCCTTGCTCCTCCCCGTCCAGGGCACACGGAGGGCTTTTAGCCAGCGTGGGAGGCAAGGAGGCTTCCCTTCGAAGGACGAGAGGGAAAGTGCAGGTGGCTTAGGAGCAAGGCCCCGCACGGGTGTtgtcacagggagagagagaactctgcGAACGGCAACTGACAGCCAGTGTGCAGGAAAGCACAGAAAGCAAGACAGCATTTCACTCATTATGTGTGTGTAGGAGACCGAAGGAAAAAGTTGCAATGAGAAATCGTGTTACCTCCCTTTCTGGAAAACTTTAGAAACTTGACAGGTAATCTGTTTGGATGGTTTAGGTGCTGTCTCCTCTGCAAGGCAGTGATTACAGAGGTCTGCACTTAGATAACCCCTGGTGGTGTCTAGGCTGGGGCTTAGTGAGTCTTTGATGTTGAAAGGGTCCATGGGTTGGTGGGCATCTCTCAAGATCAAGTATTTCTGATGAACGGCTGATGCACTTTATGAAGCAGGGTGGGGTTTGATCATGAAACGAAATGACTCACATTCTTGAAGGAGGGTACCCTGAAGTATAAAACAAGCCTCGTTCCACTTTATGGAAGT belongs to Acinonyx jubatus isolate Ajub_Pintada_27869175 chromosome A1, VMU_Ajub_asm_v1.0, whole genome shotgun sequence and includes:
- the ESM1 gene encoding endothelial cell-specific molecule 1, producing MKSLLLLATLLVPAHLATTWSPKYAVDCPERCDRAECKSSLSCKRTVLDDCGCCRVCAAGLGETCYRTVSGMDGAKCGPGLRCQFYSEEDDFGDEFGICKDCPYGTFGMECKETCNCQSGICDRVTGKCLKFPFLQYSVAKTSNRRLVSTEHDMASGDGNTVTEELVKKNTRSPVMKWLNPR